A genomic window from Candidatus Thiocaldithrix dubininis includes:
- a CDS encoding IS982 family transposase has translation MLTRLFCEIDDFCQGFLPHWKASVLEPPTTRPKRNRPCGLSLSEVMTIWVHYHQSGYHTFKWYYLKHVQVYLKSAFPQLPSYQRFIERVPDVLVPLTRFMQSRCEASRGIAFIDSTPLRVCDNIRIPRHKTFANTAGRGKSSTGWFYGFKLHLVVNDQGGIVSFALSAGNVDDRQPVPTLMKSVVGKVFGDAGYLSQALAQQLAQQGIEWITSLRKNMKQVVRSTFDQLLLRKRFIIETINDQLKNQSQIEHSRHRSLPHYVAHVIAGLIAYSYQAKKPSLNLNINALAIL, from the coding sequence ATGTTAACACGACTGTTCTGCGAGATAGATGATTTTTGCCAAGGCTTTTTACCGCATTGGAAAGCGAGTGTATTAGAACCCCCGACCACCCGCCCAAAGCGGAATCGTCCGTGTGGTTTAAGTCTGAGTGAAGTGATGACGATTTGGGTACATTACCATCAATCAGGCTATCACACCTTCAAGTGGTATTACCTCAAACATGTTCAAGTCTATTTGAAGTCGGCTTTTCCTCAGTTGCCCAGTTATCAACGGTTTATTGAGCGCGTTCCCGATGTATTAGTGCCGCTGACGCGGTTCATGCAATCCCGCTGTGAAGCCAGTCGCGGAATTGCCTTCATTGACTCCACCCCCTTACGCGTCTGTGACAATATTCGGATTCCCCGTCATAAGACCTTTGCCAATACCGCAGGACGAGGGAAGTCATCCACCGGCTGGTTCTATGGCTTCAAGCTGCATCTCGTGGTGAATGATCAAGGTGGTATCGTGTCCTTTGCCTTAAGTGCGGGTAATGTCGATGATCGCCAACCCGTTCCCACCCTGATGAAATCCGTGGTTGGCAAAGTCTTTGGGGATGCAGGCTATCTCTCTCAGGCATTGGCTCAACAACTCGCTCAGCAAGGCATTGAATGGATTACCTCGTTACGGAAAAATATGAAACAGGTCGTGCGTTCTACTTTCGATCAATTGCTCTTGCGTAAGCGTTTTATCATCGAAACCATTAACGATCAGTTGAAAAATCAATCGCAAATTGAGCATTCTCGCCATCGTTCACTGCCTCATTATGTCGCTCATGTCATCGCCGGGCTTATTGCGTATTCCTATCAAGCGAAGAAACCCTCATTGAACTTAAATATCAATGCGTTAGCCATACTCTAA
- a CDS encoding DNA internalization-related competence protein ComEC/Rec2: MRSFTLGFFLGTLSVLWLTALPSNLVLLLSGISSIGCLFGFSHLTRQMHWHKAGINLLLGLLLGCSSAVYSTWHLHTQWPTAALEQQVLRLNGRVSSVPQHHDRSMQFLFTLDENQALTGKLTVSWYQPYAMDLHAGERWQLTLKVKRPHATRNPNTLDHEKWLFAERITGIAQIKAKATQQKLAAAPWWYPQTWREHSKQRLAHVLANNKVLGLIQGLAIADTGDISDAQWQILQQTGTVHLLAISGLHITMVAAFALLPVGVLWYRYPKLALLVPRPVAAAVLGAIFASFYVLLAGFELPAQRTLIMLLVFMLSLVARRAFSFSQTYSLALLLVFLYDPLACLSAGFWLSFVTVGLLVWLGTRQYRLPTGSVLRIQLGLSLLTLPLSAAFFGLVAWITPIANLIAIPWITFIVTPLILLGMLLDLVSHSLAALLWQLAALLLEWLMQLLAYLANLPFVASHTLLYPTLWLSIAGLGMAFLLLPKGMPARWLGFICLAPLLLYQTPPLDKGSFQLSVLDVGQGSAHVIQTATHRLVFDTGVKSSDSFDMGKRVVLPYLYGQGIRQLDLLMLSHADNDHNGGALALAQTMPIQQIMGSSPEVLPEYKVTLCQAGQHWQWDGVNFEVLHPSANFTGKSDNERSCVLRVSNAYHSVLLTGDIEKEAELQLVTPRHSIASEVLILAHHGSKYSSSYTFLDAVQPKLAIVSSGYLT, translated from the coding sequence ATGCGCAGTTTCACACTGGGCTTTTTTCTCGGCACACTAAGCGTACTCTGGCTTACAGCGCTACCGTCCAACCTTGTATTGCTCCTCAGCGGTATTAGCAGTATCGGCTGCCTATTCGGTTTTAGCCACTTAACCCGACAGATGCACTGGCATAAAGCAGGCATTAATTTACTGCTGGGTTTGCTGTTAGGATGCAGCAGCGCTGTGTATAGCACTTGGCATTTGCACACTCAATGGCCCACCGCCGCTCTTGAACAACAAGTCTTAAGGCTAAACGGTCGGGTTAGTAGTGTGCCGCAACATCATGACCGTAGTATGCAATTTTTGTTTACACTTGATGAAAATCAAGCCCTTACCGGTAAATTAACTGTTAGTTGGTATCAGCCCTATGCAATGGATTTACACGCAGGCGAACGTTGGCAACTCACGCTTAAAGTAAAGCGCCCCCATGCAACCCGCAATCCTAATACCTTAGACCACGAAAAATGGTTATTTGCTGAGCGAATTACAGGTATAGCGCAAATAAAAGCTAAAGCCACGCAACAAAAACTAGCTGCTGCCCCGTGGTGGTATCCGCAAACATGGCGCGAGCATAGCAAGCAACGCCTCGCCCACGTATTAGCCAATAATAAGGTACTGGGTTTAATCCAAGGTTTAGCCATTGCTGATACTGGTGATATTAGTGACGCGCAATGGCAGATATTACAACAAACCGGCACAGTACATTTATTAGCCATTTCTGGCTTGCATATTACAATGGTGGCGGCGTTCGCTTTATTGCCCGTCGGGGTGCTCTGGTATCGCTACCCGAAACTCGCCTTGCTTGTGCCGCGCCCCGTCGCAGCAGCGGTATTAGGTGCAATCTTCGCTAGCTTTTATGTTCTGCTGGCAGGCTTTGAACTCCCTGCCCAACGCACGCTAATAATGCTGTTGGTATTCATGCTCAGCTTAGTTGCACGACGCGCATTCAGCTTTAGCCAAACCTACAGCCTCGCCTTATTACTGGTGTTTCTGTACGACCCACTCGCCTGTTTAAGCGCTGGATTTTGGCTGTCGTTTGTAACGGTAGGTTTACTGGTTTGGCTCGGCACACGGCAATACCGCTTGCCTACAGGGTCAGTACTTCGCATTCAATTAGGTTTATCCCTGCTTACCTTGCCGCTGAGTGCTGCCTTTTTCGGCTTAGTCGCGTGGATTACGCCAATCGCCAATTTAATCGCCATTCCGTGGATTACCTTCATTGTCACTCCCTTAATTTTACTGGGAATGTTGCTGGATTTAGTCAGTCATAGCCTTGCGGCATTGCTTTGGCAACTGGCAGCCTTGTTGCTGGAATGGTTAATGCAACTCCTAGCTTATTTAGCCAACCTACCCTTTGTTGCCAGCCATACCTTACTTTATCCAACGCTGTGGTTAAGCATTGCGGGTTTAGGCATGGCGTTTTTACTACTGCCAAAAGGTATGCCTGCCCGTTGGTTAGGCTTTATTTGTTTAGCGCCCTTGTTACTGTATCAAACACCCCCGTTAGACAAAGGCAGTTTTCAATTAAGTGTATTAGATGTGGGGCAAGGCTCTGCGCATGTGATTCAAACCGCTACCCATCGTTTAGTGTTTGATACGGGGGTAAAAAGCTCGGACAGTTTCGATATGGGTAAGCGTGTAGTATTGCCGTATTTATACGGGCAAGGCATACGTCAACTCGACCTATTAATGCTCTCGCACGCCGATAATGACCATAACGGCGGCGCATTAGCTTTAGCGCAAACCATGCCTATCCAACAAATTATGGGTTCAAGCCCTGAGGTATTACCGGAATATAAGGTAACGTTATGCCAAGCCGGACAGCACTGGCAGTGGGATGGCGTAAACTTTGAGGTATTGCACCCCAGTGCAAATTTTACGGGCAAATCGGATAATGAACGATCTTGTGTATTGCGTGTGAGCAATGCGTATCACAGCGTATTGCTGACCGGCGATATTGAAAAAGAAGCAGAATTACAGTTGGTTACCCCCCGACACTCGATAGCCTCTGAAGTGTTAATTCTGGCGCATCACGGCAGCAAATATTCCAGTTCCTACACTTTTTTAGACGCAGTACAACCGAAACTAGCCATTGTCAGCAGTGGCTACTTAACCTGA